In Agromyces sp. G08B096, a genomic segment contains:
- a CDS encoding WhiB family transcriptional regulator, translating to MSIPLPRITPPPSSRGEDPERWKELATCAQISSDPWFPEAGGDGGAQAKAICATCPVRQQCLDYAIEHHERYGIWGGLGRDERARYAREKAAA from the coding sequence ATGAGCATCCCCCTGCCCCGCATCACTCCCCCGCCGTCGTCCCGAGGTGAGGACCCGGAACGGTGGAAGGAACTCGCCACGTGCGCCCAGATCTCCAGCGACCCGTGGTTCCCCGAAGCCGGCGGTGACGGTGGTGCGCAAGCGAAAGCGATCTGCGCCACCTGCCCGGTCCGTCAGCAGTGCCTCGACTACGCGATCGAGCACCACGAACGCTACGGCATCTGGGGCGGCCTCGGCCGTGACGAACGCGCCCGATACGCACGAGAGAAGGCTGCAGCATGA
- a CDS encoding DNA cytosine methyltransferase: protein MSALTIGSLCSGYGGLDLAVEEFFAARTEWFAEFEDAPSRVLEHHWPGVPNLGDMTRVDWSQVEPVDIVTGGTPCQDLSAAGRRRGMTEGTRSNLWVQMRECIAATRPSVVVWENVRGAYSARADSDVEHEQGLLGVAPDRPALRALGRVLGDLSDLGFDTEWVGLRASDAGAPHGRFRVFVVAHRRPSDTSGDGFRLVSTPHDHDRADALGDFADGRHAIAPDARSEAVGLRARLRPIEPTRLGRGRPADHVVEAAPDTDDRADHRERARPESRRGSASASDADLVGGAGRSRATERSEIRRVTPEWSGEGTRWGAYEPAIRRWERVLGRVAPSPTNPDGRGGSQRLAPEFVEWMMGLPAGWVTDVAGISRNQMLRMLGNGVVPQQAALAIEVAWERLGDVRQAVAA from the coding sequence ATGAGCGCGCTCACGATCGGCTCCCTGTGCTCCGGCTACGGCGGACTCGACCTGGCCGTCGAGGAGTTCTTCGCCGCACGTACCGAGTGGTTCGCGGAGTTCGAGGACGCCCCGTCGCGTGTGCTCGAGCATCACTGGCCGGGCGTGCCGAACCTCGGGGACATGACCCGGGTCGACTGGTCGCAGGTCGAGCCGGTGGACATCGTGACCGGCGGCACACCGTGCCAGGACCTGTCGGCCGCTGGCCGACGTCGGGGCATGACGGAGGGCACCCGCTCGAACCTGTGGGTGCAGATGCGGGAGTGCATCGCCGCCACCCGACCGTCGGTCGTGGTCTGGGAGAACGTGAGAGGTGCGTACAGTGCGCGAGCCGATAGCGACGTGGAGCACGAGCAGGGACTGCTGGGAGTCGCCCCGGATCGACCTGCTCTCCGAGCACTCGGACGTGTACTCGGAGACCTTTCCGACCTCGGGTTCGACACGGAGTGGGTCGGCCTTCGCGCGTCCGACGCAGGTGCCCCGCACGGACGGTTCCGCGTATTCGTCGTCGCGCACCGTCGTCCTTCCGACACCAGTGGTGACGGATTCCGCCTCGTCAGCACGCCACACGACCACGACCGGGCGGATGCACTCGGGGACTTCGCTGACGGACGCCATGCGATTGCTCCCGACGCCCGAAGCGAAGCTGTCGGCCTCCGGGCCCGACTACGCCCGATCGAACCGACCAGGCTCGGGCGGGGACGACCTGCTGACCACGTTGTGGAAGCTGCTCCCGACACCGACGACAGAGCCGACCACAGGGAACGGGCACGCCCGGAATCTCGGCGCGGAAGCGCGTCTGCTTCCGACGCCGACCTCGTCGGAGGGGCTGGGCGGTCACGTGCGACGGAGCGGAGCGAGATCCGACGAGTTACTCCTGAGTGGAGTGGCGAAGGAACTCGTTGGGGAGCTTACGAACCCGCCATCCGACGGTGGGAACGAGTTCTCGGACGAGTAGCCCCGTCCCCGACGAACCCGGACGGCCGCGGCGGATCACAGCGGCTCGCACCCGAGTTCGTCGAGTGGATGATGGGCCTCCCTGCAGGCTGGGTCACCGATGTTGCGGGCATCAGTCGCAACCAGATGCTCCGCATGCTCGGCAACGGTGTCGTACCCCAGCAAGCCGCCCTCGCGATCGAAGTCGCCTGGGAGCGGCTCGGCGACGTCCGGCAGGCGGTTGCGGCATGA
- a CDS encoding helix-turn-helix transcriptional regulator gives MVTTEASAGVAEKVRQALREQERNITWLSRKTGIPYSTLWVHLTKRPENLTFATVVAIAEALALPVSHFAVTPAQPTRGRKAA, from the coding sequence ATGGTCACCACGGAAGCCAGCGCAGGCGTCGCCGAGAAGGTTCGGCAGGCCCTGCGCGAGCAGGAACGCAACATCACGTGGCTGTCCCGCAAGACCGGAATCCCGTACTCGACGCTCTGGGTGCACCTCACGAAGCGGCCCGAGAACCTCACGTTCGCGACCGTCGTCGCGATCGCTGAAGCTCTCGCGCTGCCCGTCTCCCACTTCGCCGTGACGCCGGCTCAGCCGACGCGCGGCAGGAAGGCAGCGTGA
- a CDS encoding YqaJ viral recombinase family protein, translated as MSEPFIILHSGEDRDGWLEARRPVVTATDVARLARGGAGVWAAIRAEKAGRGRDFRNAAMQHGNEREPFIAAYAQSAFGIRPSKALVAASDRPEFAATPDGIGPDEVGEYKTTVHDWAVLSDAPGRYIDQALWQMRVTGRRRARLVFEPHDNGIPLYPFPKDFLIEWDAKRVAELEEVADEFFTLAVAADEDAAELDALLTEYATLAEIADAAKARADAAKARIEDHLDGKPRRFEGSLANLTRSKDGFSKRFDQTALKEADPDTFEKYLRSTPTKGRLTITLRGAA; from the coding sequence GTGAGCGAGCCGTTCATCATCCTCCACTCCGGCGAGGACCGCGACGGGTGGCTCGAAGCGCGGCGCCCCGTCGTCACCGCGACCGACGTCGCCCGACTCGCGCGCGGCGGAGCCGGGGTCTGGGCCGCTATCCGGGCCGAGAAGGCCGGCCGTGGCCGAGACTTCCGTAACGCCGCGATGCAGCACGGCAACGAGCGTGAACCATTCATCGCCGCCTACGCGCAGTCGGCGTTCGGCATCCGCCCATCCAAGGCGCTCGTCGCAGCCTCCGACCGGCCCGAGTTCGCTGCCACCCCCGACGGCATCGGACCGGACGAGGTCGGCGAGTACAAGACGACCGTGCACGACTGGGCCGTTCTCTCCGACGCTCCCGGGCGTTACATCGACCAGGCGCTATGGCAGATGCGCGTCACCGGCCGTCGGCGGGCCCGGCTCGTGTTCGAGCCGCACGACAACGGCATCCCCCTCTACCCGTTCCCGAAGGACTTCCTCATCGAGTGGGACGCGAAACGAGTCGCGGAGCTTGAAGAAGTCGCCGACGAGTTCTTCACCCTCGCGGTAGCCGCCGACGAGGACGCGGCGGAGCTCGACGCGCTTCTCACGGAGTACGCGACCCTCGCGGAGATCGCCGACGCCGCGAAAGCACGCGCCGACGCAGCGAAGGCGCGCATCGAGGACCATCTCGACGGCAAGCCTCGCCGGTTCGAGGGCTCGCTGGCGAACCTCACCCGCTCGAAGGACGGCTTCTCCAAGCGATTCGACCAGACCGCGCTCAAGGAAGCCGACCCCGACACGTTCGAGAAGTACCTGAGGTCTACCCCGACGAAGGGTCGCCTCACGATCACCCTGCGAGGTGCAGCATGA